From a region of the Hymenobacter jejuensis genome:
- a CDS encoding TetR/AcrR family transcriptional regulator has protein sequence MGNSIFAMGLAYRRAFVDIKEMAKRGSELRTHMLHAAKAVFLETGFERASMDRIAAHAGTTKRTLYAHFVRKEDLFLAVFDLVLDLQLDHLKGPADYAHDPGQALVLFCARFLETVLSSKPIRLFRLAITEAERFPQGAVRLHEAMFENVQARVAHFLHERLGVADAESQTLAQGLLAQLLYPRFTRALFGADEPAATWSEELGASPAVDLNAIRQVVGSLVPLTA, from the coding sequence ATGGGAAATTCGATTTTTGCAATGGGGTTGGCGTATCGCCGAGCCTTCGTAGATATAAAAGAAATGGCCAAACGCGGGTCCGAGCTGCGGACGCATATGCTACACGCCGCCAAGGCGGTGTTTTTGGAAACCGGCTTCGAGCGGGCGTCGATGGACCGCATTGCCGCACATGCCGGCACAACCAAACGCACGCTCTATGCTCACTTCGTCCGCAAGGAAGACCTATTTCTGGCCGTTTTCGACCTGGTGCTGGACTTGCAGCTCGACCACTTGAAAGGACCGGCCGACTACGCCCACGACCCCGGGCAGGCCTTGGTGCTGTTTTGTGCCCGCTTTCTCGAAACTGTGCTGTCGAGCAAGCCAATACGCCTCTTCCGGCTGGCCATCACCGAAGCCGAGCGGTTTCCACAGGGAGCCGTGCGCCTGCACGAAGCCATGTTTGAGAACGTGCAAGCGCGGGTGGCACACTTCCTCCACGAACGGTTGGGTGTAGCGGACGCAGAGAGCCAAACGTTAGCGCAGGGTCTGTTAGCGCAATTGCTGTACCCGCGCTTTACCCGGGCCCTCTTCGGTGCGGATGAACCAGCGGCGACGTGGTCCGAAGAACTAGGCGCGAGCCCCGCCGTGGACCTCAACGCGATCCGGCAGGTGGTCGGGAGCCTCGTGCCACTCACTGCCTGA
- a CDS encoding NmrA family NAD(P)-binding protein, producing MKIIVTGSLGHISEPLTKDLVAKGHAVTVISSKAERKAAIEALGATAAIGSLEDASFLAATFAGAEAVYAMVPPNMAAPDVLAYYRNVGHSYAQALEQAGVQRVVHLSSWGADLDRGTGFILGSHEVEGMLDKLPNVALTHLRAGSFYYNLFGFVGMIKGMGLIGSNYGGDDKIVWAHPQDIAAAAAEELTRAATTGTTVRYVASDERTATETAQALGAAIGKPDLQWLTFSDEQTQQGLEQAGIPAHIAANYVELGASIHNGTLRQDYDRHQPHVMGTVKVEDFAREFAAAF from the coding sequence ATGAAAATCATCGTAACAGGTTCGCTAGGGCACATCAGCGAGCCGCTCACCAAGGACTTAGTTGCCAAAGGCCACGCCGTGACGGTCATTAGCAGCAAAGCCGAAAGAAAAGCCGCCATCGAAGCTCTGGGTGCGACTGCCGCCATCGGCTCCCTAGAAGACGCTTCGTTTCTGGCTGCCACCTTTGCCGGCGCCGAAGCTGTGTATGCAATGGTGCCGCCCAATATGGCCGCTCCCGATGTATTGGCCTATTATCGGAACGTGGGCCACAGCTACGCTCAGGCCCTTGAACAGGCGGGTGTGCAACGGGTGGTGCACCTGAGCAGCTGGGGCGCCGATTTGGACCGAGGCACAGGCTTCATTCTCGGTTCGCATGAAGTTGAGGGCATGTTGGATAAGCTGCCCAATGTTGCGCTGACGCACCTGCGCGCTGGTTCCTTTTATTACAACCTGTTCGGCTTTGTGGGCATGATAAAAGGAATGGGCCTGATTGGCTCCAACTACGGCGGCGACGATAAAATTGTATGGGCCCACCCCCAAGACATTGCGGCGGCTGCGGCCGAAGAACTAACCAGAGCCGCGACAACCGGCACAACGGTTCGTTACGTAGCCAGCGACGAGCGCACGGCCACCGAAACCGCGCAGGCCCTGGGCGCTGCCATTGGCAAGCCGGATCTGCAATGGCTGACTTTCTCCGACGAACAAACCCAACAGGGCCTAGAACAAGCGGGCATTCCGGCCCACATTGCCGCCAACTACGTGGAATTGGGAGCCAGCATTCACAACGGCACGCTACGGCAGGACTACGACCGGCACCAGCCCCACGTGATGGGCACCGTAAAAGTGGAGGACTTCGCGCGGGAATTTGCAGCTGCGTTTTAG
- a CDS encoding class I SAM-dependent methyltransferase has translation MPNSTAPDVLGHALQAYLNGQKKAALTVHSNVAEDEPLPASYFFRSLWEMPQLERTALEECRGRVLDLGAGAGCHALELQSRGFVVKAVDVSPGAAQVMEERGVRQVACHDLFHLPTTDENYDTILMLMNGIGLVGTLEGLEKFLAHAHKLLAPGGQILATSSDISYLYEDEEGALVLNLNGPYYGEVEYTMSYGDEAGPTFQWLFADATILQDYAEAAGYEVDFLDEDEQGQYLVRMTLRA, from the coding sequence ATGCCAAATTCTACTGCTCCCGACGTGCTGGGCCATGCCCTGCAAGCGTATCTCAACGGTCAAAAAAAGGCCGCGCTCACCGTACATTCCAACGTGGCCGAAGACGAGCCCTTGCCGGCCAGCTATTTTTTTCGGTCGCTGTGGGAAATGCCCCAGCTCGAGCGTACGGCGCTGGAAGAGTGTCGCGGGCGCGTGCTGGATTTGGGTGCTGGGGCCGGCTGCCACGCCCTGGAGCTGCAAAGCCGCGGGTTTGTGGTAAAAGCCGTGGACGTGTCGCCGGGTGCAGCCCAAGTGATGGAAGAGCGCGGCGTGCGGCAAGTAGCCTGTCACGATCTGTTTCACCTGCCCACTACCGACGAAAACTACGATACCATTCTGATGCTGATGAACGGTATTGGCCTGGTCGGGACGCTGGAAGGCTTGGAGAAATTTCTGGCTCATGCCCACAAGCTGCTGGCACCCGGCGGCCAGATTCTGGCCACTTCCTCCGACATTTCCTACCTCTACGAAGACGAAGAAGGCGCGCTGGTCCTGAATCTCAACGGTCCGTATTACGGCGAAGTGGAATACACCATGAGCTACGGCGACGAGGCCGGACCTACCTTCCAATGGCTGTTTGCCGACGCCACCATCCTACAGGATTACGCCGAAGCCGCCGGTTACGAAGTCGATTTCCTGGACGAAGACGAGCAAGGTCAATACCTGGTCCGGATGACCTTGCGGGCGTAA
- a CDS encoding DUF2256 domain-containing protein has protein sequence MSSSFDPSKRYTKSTLPTKICATCGRPFAYRKKWRACWDEVKYCGEKCQRNRPKP, from the coding sequence ATGTCTTCCTCCTTCGATCCTTCCAAACGCTACACCAAATCGACGCTGCCAACCAAAATCTGCGCGACGTGCGGGCGGCCGTTTGCCTATCGCAAAAAGTGGCGCGCGTGCTGGGACGAGGTAAAATATTGCGGCGAAAAGTGCCAGCGCAACCGCCCGAAGCCTTAG
- a CDS encoding aldehyde dehydrogenase family protein: protein MPKIVSPQVEYEGLLTQVKQIAPEIFDQNGHFLNLLEGRWQEPGTPRDFVSPVDGRTLGALPMLDGATAQRAVEFAKSEAAVWGKTDLDERRAKVQDCLNLLRDHVELIGKLLIWEIGKTYKLGFTDIDRCIDGVQWYVDGIEDMLGKRTPIGLVSNIASWNYPMSVLMHAVLVQVLCGNSVIAKTPTDGGFISLSLAFALARRAGLPVTLVSGPGGELSDVLVKNQAVDCLSFVGGRYNGRNIADALGSVHKRYMLEMEGVNTYGIWDYSDWATLADQLKKGYDYGKQRCTAYVRFVVQRQQFPKFLETYWNVMHSLRVGNPTLVDNADDKLPDLAFGPVINANQAKDLDRLYVNALQTGATPLLEGQLDDSLFLPDQDRSAYFAPRALVNLPRQSELYFKEPFGPIDSIVLVDRIEELVGEMNISNGALVSAIASDDEKLARRTAKEVRAFKVGINKLRSRGDREEVFGGMGESWKGAFVGGKLLVEAVTNGDQPILGNFEDALLLPENP from the coding sequence ATGCCCAAAATCGTTTCACCCCAAGTTGAATACGAAGGCTTACTGACGCAGGTCAAGCAAATCGCTCCCGAAATATTCGACCAAAACGGTCACTTTCTAAACCTGCTGGAAGGCCGTTGGCAGGAGCCCGGCACGCCCCGCGATTTTGTCTCGCCAGTGGATGGCCGCACGCTGGGCGCGCTGCCCATGCTCGACGGCGCAACGGCGCAACGTGCCGTAGAATTTGCCAAAAGCGAAGCCGCCGTGTGGGGCAAAACCGACCTCGATGAGCGCCGCGCCAAAGTGCAAGACTGCCTGAACTTGTTGCGTGACCACGTCGAGCTGATCGGCAAGCTGCTCATCTGGGAGATCGGCAAAACCTACAAGCTGGGCTTCACCGACATCGACCGCTGCATCGACGGCGTGCAATGGTACGTCGATGGCATCGAGGACATGCTCGGCAAGCGCACCCCGATCGGGTTGGTGTCGAACATCGCTTCCTGGAACTACCCCATGTCGGTGCTCATGCATGCGGTGCTGGTGCAGGTGCTGTGCGGTAATTCCGTTATCGCCAAAACGCCCACCGACGGCGGCTTTATTTCGCTGAGCCTGGCGTTTGCGCTGGCCCGGCGGGCGGGCTTGCCCGTTACGCTCGTAAGTGGCCCCGGCGGCGAGCTGAGCGACGTGCTGGTAAAAAACCAAGCTGTTGATTGTCTGTCGTTTGTGGGCGGGCGCTACAATGGTCGCAACATCGCCGACGCCCTCGGTTCGGTGCACAAGCGCTACATGCTGGAGATGGAAGGCGTGAACACCTACGGCATCTGGGACTATTCTGATTGGGCAACCCTGGCCGATCAGCTCAAGAAAGGCTACGACTACGGCAAGCAGCGCTGCACGGCTTACGTGCGCTTCGTGGTGCAGCGGCAGCAGTTTCCTAAGTTTCTGGAAACGTATTGGAACGTGATGCACTCGTTGCGCGTGGGCAACCCTACGCTAGTGGACAACGCTGACGATAAGTTGCCGGATCTGGCCTTTGGCCCGGTTATCAACGCCAACCAAGCCAAAGACCTGGACCGCCTGTACGTCAATGCGTTGCAAACTGGCGCTACGCCGTTGCTGGAAGGCCAGCTCGACGACAGCCTGTTTTTGCCCGACCAAGATCGCTCGGCCTATTTTGCCCCGCGGGCGCTGGTAAACCTGCCGCGCCAAAGCGAGCTGTACTTCAAAGAACCCTTCGGGCCCATCGACAGCATCGTGCTCGTGGACCGCATAGAGGAGCTGGTAGGGGAGATGAACATCTCCAACGGCGCCCTGGTGTCGGCCATTGCCAGCGACGACGAGAAGCTGGCCCGCCGCACGGCCAAGGAAGTTCGGGCCTTCAAAGTGGGCATCAACAAGCTGCGTTCGCGCGGCGACCGCGAGGAAGTATTCGGCGGGATGGGCGAATCGTGGAAAGGCGCTTTTGTGGGCGGCAAGCTGCTCGTCGAAGCCGTTACCAACGGCGACCAACCAATTCTGGGTAATTTCGAAGACGCATTATTGCTGCCCGAAAATCCCTAG